Within the Stenotrophomonas maltophilia genome, the region CCTTGGCTGCGCCGGATGGGGCGCCGGGCAGCTGGAAAGCGAGCTTTCCGAGAACAGCTGGCTGACCGTGCCGGCCGACGCCGAACTGGTGTTCCAGCTGCCGCTGGAGCAGCGCTGGCAGGGCGCGGCCTCGCGCATCGGCGTGGATCTGTTCCGGCTCACCGATTACAGCGGCCATGTCTGAGCCGGCCGCCCTCCGTCGCGATGGCACCGTGCTCGGCTTCGATGTCGGCGCGCGACGGATCGGCGTGGCCATCGGCAGTGCCTTCGCCGCGCACGCGCGTGCCGTGGCCGTGGTCGACGTGCACGGCAACGGCCCGGACTGGGCGGCGATCGAACGCCTCATCAAGGAATGGAAGCCCGATGGCCTGGTGGTCGGCGATCCGCTGACGCTCGACGGCCAGGACCAACCCAACCGCAAGCGCGCGCAGGGCTTTGCCCGCCAGCTGCGGGAACGATTCAAGCTGCCGGTGGTGATGATCGACGAGCGCTCAAGCTCGGTGGAAGCCGCCCGCCGCTTCGCCGTCGAGCGCGCCGAAGGGCGCAAGCGCCGCCGTGATGCGGCCGCGCTTGATGCGGTGGCTGCGGCGGTGATCATCGACCGCTGGCTGTCCTCGCCGGACGACGCCACTCCCATTCCCTGACTGCACGATTCCCGCCATGACCGCCCAGCAACTCGATGCCTCCGGCCGCCTGCGCCACCTGCTGACTCTTGAGGGCCTGCCCCGCGACACCCTGCTGCAGCTGCTCGACCGCGCGGGGCAGATCCGCGACGCGGCGGTCGGCCGCGTCGGCAACAAGCGGCACGTGCTGGCCGGTTCCGCGGTGTGCACGCTGTTCTTCGAACCGTCCACCCGCACGCGCAGCTCGTTCCAGCTGGCCGCGCAGCGCCTGGGCGCCGACGTGCTGAACTTCGATGCGTCGACCTCGTCCACGCGCAAGGGCGAAACCGCCTGCGACACGCTGCGCAACCTGGAAGCGATGGGCGTGCGCGGTTTCGTGGTGCGCCATCCCGATGATGGTGCCGTGGCCGCCCTGGCCGAAGCGGCGGGCGAGGGCACCGCCCTCGTCAACGCCGGCGATGGGCGCAGTTCGCACCCCACCCAGGGCCTGCTGGACATGCTGACCCTGCGCCAGGCCAAGGGCCCGGATTTCTCGAAGCTGAAGGTGGTGATCGTCGGCGACGTGAAGCACTCGCGCGTGGCCCGCACCGACCTGCACGCACTGCGCACGTTGGGCGTGGGCGAGATCCGCGTGTGTGGCCCGCAGTCGCTGCTGCCGGACGACGAAACCCTGAAGGGCTGCGTGGTGGGCGAGGATTTCGACGCGATGCTGGAAGGGGTCGACGCACTGATGATGCTGCGCCTGCAGCGCGAGCGCATGGAAGAAGGGCTGGTGCCGTCGCTGGAGCAGTATCACGACCAGTACGGCCTGACCCGCGAACGCCTAGCCCGCGCCGGCAAGGACGCCGCGGTGCTGCACCCCGGCCCGATCAACCGCGGCGTGGAAGTGACCGGCGATGTGGCCGATGGCCCACAGTCGTGGGTGCTGCGCCAGGTCGCCAACGGCGTCGCCGTGCGCATGGCCGTGCTGGAAACCCTGCTGGGCTGAACCCCGCTCTGGCAGGTGCCAACCTTGGTTGGCATTGCTGTTGTGGTAGGTGCCAACCTTGGTTGGCACTAGCCCACCCCTGCGAAGGTGATTTCCCTATGTTCAGGGAACATGCGCCGGCCCATGCTCTTCTGCATGAACAGCACCCGCCTCCTGCTAGGCCGTCATTCCCGTGTCGGCCAGAGCTACATACTCACGACGAACGTGCATGGCCGGGCGGCACTGTTCGCCAATGAAGCCGTTGCGGTTGCCGCCATGCAGGAGTTCCAGCGTCTGGATCTGGAAGGTCTGACCCATTCGATCGCCTACGTGGTCATGCCGGATCACGTTCACTGGTTAATGCAGCTGCGCGCGGCATCGCTCGACGTTGTCATGAAGCGCTTCAAGTCGCGTACGGCCGTGCACGCAAACCGGGTACTGGGCAGGGTGGGGCGCTTCTGGCAGTCCTGCTATCACGATCATGCGATCCGCTCTGATGAATCGCTGTTCCGGCACGCAATGTATGTGATGGCGAATCCGATCAGGGCGGGGCTGGCAACGCAGCTGGGTGAGTACCCGCATGCGTGGTGTGAGTGGGAACTCGAAGGTTCCTGTGCCAAGGCGGAGTTCATGGGCGCGGACAGATAGTGCCAACCAAGGTTGGCACCCACCGGAACCTGCCTTCAACCCAGAGTGGCAACTACCAGGAGCTGCAACTCATCGCTTCTGCGCGAACAACCACGCCCACATTGCCGGGTCGGCGTAGGTGGCATCCCAGGCGTTGTGGTTACCTTGCGGATACTCGGTGTAGCGTACGTCGGCGGCGCCGGTGGCCTGGAACGCGGCGTGCAGGCGGCGGTCGTCGTCTGGTGGCACCACATCGTCAAGCGCACCATGGAAGATCCAGATCGGCGTGTGCCGCAGGCGCTGTGCAATCGCGGCATACGGATCGGCTTCGTTGGCGACCTGCTCCACGAACAGGGTCGGCCGCACCGCGCGGGGGGCCAGCACCGCGCCGCAGAGCGGCACGATCGCCGCGAAACGGCGCGGGTCATCCAGTGCGATGTTCCAGCTGCCGTAGCCGCCCATCGACATGCCGGTCAGGTACTGCCGGGCCGGGTCGGCACCGAACTCGGCGAGGGTGGCGTCGAGTGCGGCCAGGGCCACCCGGTTGTTGCGGCCGATCCATTCCTCGTGCCCGGGAACCTGTGGGAACACCACCAGCGCCGGGAAGTCGCGGTGGTCGCGCAGGTACGGGCCGAGCCCGGCGTGGGTCTGCTTCACGCCATCGCCGCCGCGCTCGCCAGAGCCGTGCAGGAACAGGATGACGGGCACATCGACCGGCGCGGCACCCTGCTGCGCCGGACCACGCGGCTGCAGGCCCGCGGGAATGAACACCTGGTAATAGGCCGTCCGGCCATCCACCTTCACCGCACGCGCCTCGAAGCGTCCGTGCGTCCGTTCGGCGGTGCTGGCGCAGCCTCCTGCCATCAGGACCAGCAGCAGCGGCAACCAGCGTGCAAGCAGACGAACCATGAGCGCGTTTCCTGATCTGGAATCGTTTTCATGGTAGTCCAGTCGCGCCTGGCCAGCATCGTGCAGCGCGTCACTCGGGCCGGGGGGCGCTGGCGACGATGTCCAGCTGCTCCTGCGCTTCAGCGTTGCCTTCGGCGGCGGCGGCCCGTACCTGTGCCAGATCCGGGTGCAGCACCACCAGCAGCGGGTTCTCGCACACCGGGCAGTCGTACTCGGTGGCGTCCTCGTCCAGCTCCATCACCATTGCCCGCGAACTGCCCTTCCATTCGCACGCGGCACAGGTATGCAGCTGGTCGCGCCAACCCGGCTGGAAGTAGTTTTCGATCGTGGTTGCCATGGGGTGTTCCAGTGGGAATGGACCCCGCGCCCCGACTGGGGGCAGGGCACAGGTCGGTCAGTGCAGCAGCACCAGGGTGGCCAGGCCGAGGAAGGTGAAGAAGCCCATCGAATCGGTCACGGCGGTCAGGAAAATACCGCTGGCCAAGGCCGGATCGAAGCCGAAACGTTTCAGGGTCAGCGGCACCAGCACACCGGCCAGCGCGGCGAACAGCAGGTTGAAGGTCAGCGCGATGGCGATCACCGCCGACAACCCCGGCGAATGGAACCAGGCCAGCACGATCAGGCCCAGCACGGAACCCAGCAACAGGCCGTTGAGCAGTGCCACCCGCACTTCCTTCCACAGCAGGGTGCGTGCATTGGATGCGCCCACCTGGCCCAGCGCCAGGCCGCGCACCATCAACGCCAGCACCTGCGTGCCTGCGTTGCCGCCGAGGCCGGCGACGATGGGCATGAGCACCGCCAGCGCCACCAGCTTGTCGATCGTGCCTTCGAAGTGACCGACCACGCTGGAGGCGAGGAAGGCGGTACACAGGTTCACCGACAGCCACATCAGGCGACGGCGCATCGCGCGCCACACCGGGCTGAACAGATCCTCGTCCTCGTCCAGGCCGGCGGCGCCCAGCGCCTGGTGCTCGGCCTGGCCACGGATGATGTCGACCACGTCATCGATGGTGATGCGGCCGACCAGAATGTTGTTGTCGTCCACCACCGGCGCGGAAATCCAGTCATGGTCGGAGAACTGGCGGGCGACCTCCTGGTCGCTCTCGCCGACATCGATCGCTGGCTGTTCGTCGTCGATCAACCGGTTGATCGGCGTGGTGTCTTCATGGGTGACCAGCGCTGCAAGCGAGACACGGCCAAGATACTGATGGCGGCGGCTGACCACGAACAGGTGGTCGGTATGGTCCGGAAGTTCGCCGCGCAGGCGCAGGTAGCGCAGCACCACGTCGACGTTGACGTCGGCGCGCACGGTCACCACGTCCGGGTTCATCAGGCGGCCAGCGCTGTCCTCGGGGTAGGACAGGACCTGCTCGAGGCGCTCGCGGTTCTCGCGGTCCATCGACTTGAGGACTTCGTCGATGACCGTGTCCGGCAGGTCCTCGACCAGATCGGCCAGGTCGTCAATGTCCAGGTCTTCGACCGCGGCGATGATCTCGTCCGGGTCCATGTCCGCGAGCAGGCTCTCGCGCACGTCGTCGCCGACGTGGACCAGCACCTCGCCGTCATCTTCCGGATCGACCAGGCCCCACACGACTTCGCGCTTTCCCGGCGGCAGCGATTCGAGCAGGTTGCCGATCTCGGCGGGGGCCAGAGTATTGACCAGGCGACGCACCGGTCCCAGCCGGCCACTGTCCAGTGCATCGGACAGCATCCGCAGTTGGCGCGCAGTCTTGTCGTGGCGTACAGCTTCAGCCATCGCAGCTCCCGCGGGATAAGAAAAGCCGCGATCCTGGCAAGGATGCGGCAACAACGGTGTTCAGCGCGTCATTATCGCAAGGGGATGTTTCAACGCATACCCCGGTGTCTGCGGCCAGCGGGGTCCATGAATTCCGCCGGGCATGGCCCGGCGCTACCGGGAAGGTACACGCGGTGGTGCGCCGGGCCATGCCCGGCGAGCGGGATGCACGGTGGTAGCGCCGGGCCACGCCCGGCGAGCGGGATGCATGCGATGGTAGCGCCGGGCCACGCCCGGCGAGCGGGATGCATGCGATGGTAGCGCCGGGCCACGCCCGGCGAGCGGGATGCATGCGATGGTAGCGCCGGGCACGCCCGGCGAGCGGAATGCACGCGGTGGTAGCGCCGGGCCATGCCCGGCGAGCGGAATGCACGCGGTGGTAGCGCCGGGCCATGCCCGGCGAGCGGAATGCACGCGGTGGTAGCGCCGGGCCACGCCCGGCGAGCGGAATGCACGGTGGTAGCGCCGGGCCATGCCCGGCGAGCGCGCAGCGCGGCCGTCAGGGCGTATCGGCCACCAGTGCCAGCCAGCGCTCGATGCCGCGACGGTCGCGCGCGGCCAGCAGCTTCGGAGCGCGGGCGCGCAGGGATGCCAGGTCGGCCTCGCGGATCGCGCGGCGGACTTCCAGCAGCGTGCCCGGATGCAGGCTGAACTCGGTCAGGCCCAGTGCCAGCAGCAGCGGCGCCATGCGTGCGTCCCCCGCGATCTCGCCGCACACCGCCACCGGCACACGATGGCGTGCGCCGGTCTCGATCACCATCTGCAGCAGGCGCAGCACCGCCGGGTGCAGCGGCGAGTAGAGTTCGCCCAGTGCCTCGTTGTTGCGGTCGGCCGCGAGCAGGTACTGCACCAGGTCATTGGTGCCGATCGACAGGAAGTCGACCAGGTCGATGAAGCTCTCCAGCGCCAGAGCAGCGGCGGGTACTTCGATCATCGCCCCCAGCGGCACGTGGTCGGCCACCATGTGCCCTTCCGCGCGCAGTTGTTCGGACAGCTTGAGCATGCGCCGGCGCACGGCCAGCAGCTCTTCGCGCGTGCTGATCATGGGCACCAGCACCCGCAGCTTGCCATAGGCCGAAGCACGCAGAATCGCCCGCAGCTGGGTGTCGGCCACTTTCGGCCGTGCCAGCGACAGGCGCACGCCCCGCAGGCCAAGCGCCGGGTTCTCTTCGTTGCTCAGGGTCAGGCCGGTACGATCCGCTTTGTCCGCACCCAGATCGAGGGTGCGGATGGTCACCGGCCGCCCGCTCATGCCCAGCGCGGCGTCGCGGTAGGTCCGGAACTGTTCTTCCTCGTCCGGCAGTTCGTTGCGCTGCAGGAACAGGAATTCCGTGCGGTACAGACCCAGTCCCTGCGCGCCGAGGGCGTGGGCCTGGGTTACGTCCTCCAGCGATTCGGCGTTGGCCAGCAGGGCGATGTCGACCTGGTCGCGGGTACGGCTGGGTTTGCTGCGCAGGCGCCCGAGCTCCCGCTGCTCGCGGGCGTGTTCCTTCAGCCGTGCGCGATAGTCACGCAGGTTGTCGGCCTGCGGGTTGACGGTGATGCTGCCGTCGGCGCCATCGACGATCAGCACGTCGCCATCGGCAACGCGGCTGAGCAGCTGCGGAACGTTGACGATCAGTGGCAGGTGCAGACTGCGGGCGAGGATGGCGCTGTGCGACAGCGCGCTGCCGGCGGCGGTGACGATGCCTACGACGCCCTGTGCCTGCAGCTGTGCCAGCTCGGACGGCGCGATGTTGTCGCAGACCAGGATCTCGCCGGCCAGCCCCTTCATCACCGGCGCACGCTCCGGCTGCAGGAAGGCGTGAATGCGGCCGATCACATGATCCAGATCGTCCATGCGGCTCTTCAGGTAGGCATCGTCCATGCCATCGAAGACCTTGGCCAGGCGGTCGCGCTGCAGGCGCAGGGCGTATCCGGCGCTGTACGGGCCGCTGCGGATCAGCTCATCCAGGCCGAACAGCAGCTCCGGGTCGTCCAGCAGCAGCGCGTGCAGATCGAGGAATTCGCCTACTTCCTGGTTCAGTGCGCCGTGCAGGCGCTGCCGAAGCTCATGCATCTCCGCGCGCGCGGCATCCACGGCGTGATGCAGGCGCGTCAGCTCGGTTTCGATCTGCTGCGGTGCCACGCGCTGTTCGGCAACGTCCAGCGCATGCGGCAGGCGCACGCGTGCACGCCCCATCGCCGAACCCCGCGCAGCGCCATGACCAGCCAGCAGCTGGACCGGCCGTTGGCCGGAAGGGAGCTGGCCGGCGCGGGCACGCGGCACGATCAGCTGTCCTCGTCGAAGCGGCGTTCGAACAGGTCGACCACCGCGTCCATCGCGGCGGCTTCGTCTTCGCCACTGATGCGCACGGTGACCGGGGTGCCCTGGCCGGCAGCGAGCAGCATCACGCCCATGATGCTCTTGGCGTTGATCTCGCGGCCCTTGGCAGCCATGGTCACGTTGCACCGGAACGGTGCCAGGGTCTGCACCAGCTTGGCGGTGGCCCGGGCATGCAGGCCCAGGCGGTTGCTGACGGTGAGTTCTCGTTCAAGCATCGTCGACTATCGCTCCATTACGGGTACCCGCCGCAGCGGTGGCGGGCAGTTGATCCAGTGCCTGTTCCGGATAATTCATCACCCGCAGCAACATCGGCAGGCTCAGCGCCGACACCCGGCGAACCGGGGTCCCCAGCCGGGCCAGCTGCCCAGCAAGGTTGGCGGGGCTGGCGCCGTACAGGTCGGTCAGGATCAGCACGCCTTCTCCACCATCTACCCGCCGCAGCGCGGCCGAGGCGAGGGGGAGCAGAGCATCCAGGTCTGCGTCGAACGGTACTTCGAAAGCTTCGGTCTTCAACGGCAGCTGCCGCAGGAGCCGGGTCGCCACGCCAAGCAGGGCGGCGCCGACCCCGGGATGTGTTACGAGGAGAATGCCACAGGTCATTACTGCACGTTAACAGGTCAAGGTGAATTGGCGATAGCCGCAGATGAGGGGCACTGTGTCCCGTATTCAGCGTCCCCCGCCTGCCGGCCCATGCCGCCTCTCCGCGGGGCGGTCGGGCGCACCCCGGCCGGGCCTCTCAATCCTGCTCGCGGTGATAGGTGGCCACGTCTTCCCAGCCCATTTCGCGGGCATGCCGGGCCATCCGTTCGGCCAGATAGACCGAGCGGTGCTTGCCGCCGGTGCAGCCGAAGGCCACGGTCACGTAGCTGCGGGTGCCGTCGCCCAGCTTCGGCAGCCAGGTGTCGAGAAACCCCATCAGCTGTGCGAGGTAGCACTGCACGTCCGGCTGGGCTTCCAGGTAGTCGCGCACGCCCGGCTCGCGGCCACTGAGCGCACGCAGCTCGGGATCCCAGTGCGGATTGGGCAGCACCCGCGCATCGAAGACGAAATCCGCTTCGGCCGGCACGCCACGCTTGTAGGCGAACGATTCGAACAGCAGCGACAGGCGGGTTGCATGGTCCAGCGTGAACTCGGTGATGATCCGGCGGCGCAGCTGGTGCACGTTGAGCGCGCTGGTGTCGATGATGGCGTCGGCCTCCTGGCGCAGCGGTGCGATCAGTTCGCGCTCGCGGGCGATCGCTTCCGGCAATGACAGACCGAGCTGGCTGAGTGGATGGCGGCGACGGGTGTCGGCATAGCGCTTGAGCACCGCCTCGTCGCTGGCTTCAAAGAACAGCACCTTGGTTTCCACGCCAGCATCGGTGGCCAGTTGCCGCCAGTTGGCCAGCTGGCTCAGATCGGCCTGGCCGCGCACGTCGATGCCGACCGCCAGCCGGCGCGGCGCGGCGCCGTCATGGTGGGCCAGCAGGCTGCGCACGAAGTCCGGCAGCAGCTGGATCGGCAGGTTGTCCGAGCAGTAGTAGTCCTGGTCCTCGAACGTCTTCAGGGCGACGGATTTACCCGAGCCGGACAGGCCGCTGACGATGATCAGGGTCGGGGCGGTGGGGGCAGCGGTGCTCATGGACAGACTCTTCGAAGGCCAGGGAAATCAGGGTGTTCGCCGTTCCAGCAGGTTGCTGTGGCGCGCGATGAACATCGCGGCCGGGTCGATGCCCTTGGTCCGCAGGATATGCAGGCGGGTGGCCGCCTCGGTCAGCACGGCCAGGTTGCGGCCGGGCATCACCGGCAGCGTGATCAGCGGCACGTCCAGGTCCAGCACATGGCGGGTACCGGAATCGCCGGTCAGGCGTTCGTAGCCATGCGGAGTGGGCTCGGTCATCGGCTTGGTTAGGTGGACGATCAGCCGAAGGTACTTGTTCTTCTTTACAGCCGTGTCGCCGAACATCTCGCGCACGTTCAGCACGCCCAGGCCGCGTACTTCCAGCAGGTCCTGCAGCAGTTCCGGGCAGGTGCCGTCGAGCACGTCCGGCGCGATCTGGGTGAATTCAGGTGCATCATCTGCCACCAGGCGGTGGCCACGGCTGAGCAGTTCCAGCGCCAGCTCGCTCTTGCCCGACCCGGCTTCGCCGGTGATCAGCACGCCGATGGAGTAGATCTCCATGAACACGCCGTGCAGGATCACGCGCGGCGCCAGCGTGCGTGCCAGGTGGTAGGAAAGATGATTGAGCAGTTCGTGGCCGCGCTTGGGAGATACCCACAGCGGCGTGCCCGACTCGTCGGCGGCCGCGCGCAGGTCTTCCGGACAGGGCTGGTTGCGGGTAATCACCAGCGCCAGCGGGTGCGACTGCATGAGCTTTTCGATCGTCTCCCAGCGCTGGCGCGGTTCCAGCGCGTCCAGCCAGGACAGTTCCTCGGTGCCCAGGATCTGCACCTTGTTGGGGTAGATCGCATTGAGGTAGCCCGCCAGCGAGGGCCGGCGGGAGACGGTGTTGCCGGCCTCGAGCTCGCGCTTCTCGCCGGATTTTCCCGCCACCCAGCGCAGGCCCAGGCGTTCGCGCTGCTGTTCGAACAGTTCGCGTGCGGTGATGCTGGTATTCATGCGGCACTCGCCGGGGGCGTGAGATCCAGGGCCTGACGCAGTGCCCGCGCGTCGCCGGCGGCGCGCAGCGCCTCGCGGATGGCGGGGGCGGAGAACAGTTCGGCCAGTTCGGACAGCAGCATCAGGTGCTGATGGGTGTAGTGGGCCGGAACGGCCATCGCGAACACCAGGTCGACCGGCTCGTCGCCCCCGAAGTCGACGGGGGTCTCCAGTCGCAGCAGGGCGCCGCGTGGGCGGTCCAGGGTCGGCGCGCGGCCATGCGGAATGGCGATGCCGCAACCGATCGCGGTGCTGCCCAGCGCCTCACGCTGGCACAGGTTCAGATAGATCTGTTCGGCATTGGCCTGGCGGCAGGCCAGCAACCCGGCCGCGGCCTTGAGGACGCTGTCGCGGTCGGTGGCCGTGCAGAGCTGGGTCTGCACGGCCGCCAGGAGGTCAGTCAGGGGCATGTCTGCGGGGAACGGTGGCGATCAGCCGCCATTGTCACCCACCGGCAGCGGTGCGTGCTGCTGTTTTTTCTCCTTGTGCTTGATCACCAGGCGGTCAAGCTTGTCCGCCAGCAGGTCGATCGCGGCATACATGGTCTGGCCGCCGGCCTCGGCGTGCAGGGTCTGGCCGGGAATGTTGAGGCTGGCGTCGACATGGTGTTCGGTCTTCTGCAGCTTGAGGGTCACCCGCGCTTCGCAGTGCTGGTCGAAGTGCTTTCCGATCCGGGCCAGCTTCTCCTCTACATAGGACTGCAGGGCCGGGGTGACTTCGACGTCTTTGCCAAACGTTTCGATGCGCATCGGGTTTCTCCTGTGTTCGGATGTGCCAATGAACCTCTCCGCCGGGCGCGGCGGTGCGTCAAGCGATTCTGACCCTTTCGTGCGAGGCGGAAATGTTCATGGCTTCACGATACTTCGCCACGGTGCGTCGCGCCACTGGAATTCCCGACGATTTGAGCAGGTCAGCCAGCTTGGCGTCAGAAAGGGGCTTGCGCGGGTTTTCGTCATCGATCAGGCGCCGGATCATTGCCTGGATGGCGGTGCTGGATGCCTCACCGCCGCCTTCGGTATCGATGCCCGACGCGAAGAAGGCGCGCAGCGGCAGGGTGCCGCGTGGGGTCCGGACATGCTTGCGGGCGATCGCCCGCGAAATGGTGGATTCGTGCAGGCCCAGTTCGGCGGCGATCTCACGCAGGGTGAGCGGGCGCAGTGCCTGTTCGCCGAACTCCAGGAAGCCGGACTGCTGCAGGATCAGGCAGCGCACCACCCGCAGCAGGGTCTCGCCACGCTGCTGCAGACCTTTCAGCAGCCAGCGCGCCTCCTGCAGCTGGGCGCGCAGGTAGCCGGCGTCGGCCTCACCGCAGCGGCGGATCATCTGTTCGTAACCGCGGTGGATGACCACCTTCGGCCCGGCATGGCCGGCCAGCGCGGCGCGCCACACGCCGTTCTGCCGCCAGACGACTACGTCCGGCACCACGTAGGTGTCCTGCGACAGCGGCGCGATCTGGGTGCCCGGGCGCGGGTCCAGCGACCGCAGCAGGGCCACGGCGGTCTCGACATCGGCCAGGGGCTGCCGGAGTTCGTGCGCCAGCCCAACCACGCCGCTGCGCGGCAGCCGCTCCAGCGGCCCGGCAGCGACCTGGCGTGCCAGGGCAAGGCCAGGTGTGTCGGCCGCCAGTACGTCCAGTTGCAGCTGCAGGCATTCGCCCAAGCTGCGTGCCGCTACTCCGACCGGATCGAAGCGCTGGATCTGGTGCAGTACGGTGAGGATCTCGTCCTCGCCGGCGTGGATCGCCGGCAGCAGGGTTTCGGCGATGGTGGACAGCGGTTCGCGCAGGTAGCCATCGTCGTCCAGGGCGTCGATCAGGGCAGCCCCGATGCTGCGGTCGCGTGCGGACAGATGCGACAGGTGCAGCTGCCACAGCAGGTGGTCGGCCAGGGTCTCGGTTTCGGCCACGCGTTCGGCCGCGCTGCCGCTGTCGTCATCGTCGTCGAAGCTGCCGCCGCTGCCGGCGGTGCTCCAGTCCGGTTCCGCCGTTGCCCAGTCGTCCTCCTGGCCGGCGTCGGCGCGTTCGGGCGGGGCGTCATCGCCGTTGCCATCGTCGCCGGCAGCGGCATCGCTCTCGTTGCCTTCGGCCCAGTCCAGCAGCGGATTGCTCTCCACCGCCTGGGCGATCTCCAGTTCCAGCTCGGTGCTGGACATCTGCAGCAGCTTGATCGCCTGCTGCAGCTGGGGCGTGAGCACCAGCTGCTGTCCCAACGATGTCTGCAGCCGAGTCTTCATGCCTGTGCCGAAGAGGGGGAATGGAACCCGGCAGCTGCGGTCACAGCTTGAACGAGTCCCCAAGGTAGACGCGACGTACGTCGGCATTGTCCAGGATCGATTCCGGCGAACCCTGGGCCAGTACGGTGCCCTCGGCGAGGATATACGCGCGGTCGCAGATTCCCAAGGTCTCGCGCACGTTGTGGTCGGTGATCAGCACACCGATGCCGCGCTGCTTGAGGTGGGTGACGATGCGCTGGATCTCGCCGACCGAGATCGGATCGACACCGGCAAACGGTTCGTCGAGCAGGATCAGCCGGGGTTGCGCCGCCAGCGCGCGGGCGATTTCGCAGCGGCGGCGCTCGCCGCCGGACAGGCTGGCGCCAAGCTGTTCGGACACATGGCCCAGCTGCAGTTCGTCCAGCAGGCTGCTCAACTCGCGCTCGCGGCCCGCCGAGTCCAGATCCTCGCGCAGTTCCAGCACCAGGCGGATGTTGTCGGCCACGGTCAGCTTGCGGAACACCGAAGGCTCCTGCGGCAGGTAGCCCACGCCCTGCTTGGCACGGGTGTACATCGGATCGCCGGTGATGTCCTTGCCATCGAGCACGATGCTGCCGGCATCGGCGGCAACCAGGCCGACGATCATGTAGAAGCAGGTGGTCTTGCCGGCACCGTTGGGGCCGAGCAGGCCTACCACTTCGCCCGCTTCGAGGGTGAGCCCGAAGTCCTTGACGACCTCACGTTGCTTATAGCGCTTGCGCAGGCCCTTGGCGACGAGCATTACTTCCGGCTCCCGGCCGGCTGCGCCGGCGTGGTGGTGGCGGCAGGCGCCTTGTTCTT harbors:
- the ruvX gene encoding Holliday junction resolvase RuvX; amino-acid sequence: MSEPAALRRDGTVLGFDVGARRIGVAIGSAFAAHARAVAVVDVHGNGPDWAAIERLIKEWKPDGLVVGDPLTLDGQDQPNRKRAQGFARQLRERFKLPVVMIDERSSSVEAARRFAVERAEGRKRRRDAAALDAVAAAVIIDRWLSSPDDATPIP
- a CDS encoding aspartate carbamoyltransferase catalytic subunit, with amino-acid sequence MTAQQLDASGRLRHLLTLEGLPRDTLLQLLDRAGQIRDAAVGRVGNKRHVLAGSAVCTLFFEPSTRTRSSFQLAAQRLGADVLNFDASTSSTRKGETACDTLRNLEAMGVRGFVVRHPDDGAVAALAEAAGEGTALVNAGDGRSSHPTQGLLDMLTLRQAKGPDFSKLKVVIVGDVKHSRVARTDLHALRTLGVGEIRVCGPQSLLPDDETLKGCVVGEDFDAMLEGVDALMMLRLQRERMEEGLVPSLEQYHDQYGLTRERLARAGKDAAVLHPGPINRGVEVTGDVADGPQSWVLRQVANGVAVRMAVLETLLG
- a CDS encoding REP-associated tyrosine transposase — encoded protein: MNSTRLLLGRHSRVGQSYILTTNVHGRAALFANEAVAVAAMQEFQRLDLEGLTHSIAYVVMPDHVHWLMQLRAASLDVVMKRFKSRTAVHANRVLGRVGRFWQSCYHDHAIRSDESLFRHAMYVMANPIRAGLATQLGEYPHAWCEWELEGSCAKAEFMGADR
- a CDS encoding prolyl oligopeptidase family serine peptidase, yielding MVRLLARWLPLLLVLMAGGCASTAERTHGRFEARAVKVDGRTAYYQVFIPAGLQPRGPAQQGAAPVDVPVILFLHGSGERGGDGVKQTHAGLGPYLRDHRDFPALVVFPQVPGHEEWIGRNNRVALAALDATLAEFGADPARQYLTGMSMGGYGSWNIALDDPRRFAAIVPLCGAVLAPRAVRPTLFVEQVANEADPYAAIAQRLRHTPIWIFHGALDDVVPPDDDRRLHAAFQATGAADVRYTEYPQGNHNAWDATYADPAMWAWLFAQKR
- the mgtE gene encoding magnesium transporter, whose translation is MAEAVRHDKTARQLRMLSDALDSGRLGPVRRLVNTLAPAEIGNLLESLPPGKREVVWGLVDPEDDGEVLVHVGDDVRESLLADMDPDEIIAAVEDLDIDDLADLVEDLPDTVIDEVLKSMDRENRERLEQVLSYPEDSAGRLMNPDVVTVRADVNVDVVLRYLRLRGELPDHTDHLFVVSRRHQYLGRVSLAALVTHEDTTPINRLIDDEQPAIDVGESDQEVARQFSDHDWISAPVVDDNNILVGRITIDDVVDIIRGQAEHQALGAAGLDEDEDLFSPVWRAMRRRLMWLSVNLCTAFLASSVVGHFEGTIDKLVALAVLMPIVAGLGGNAGTQVLALMVRGLALGQVGASNARTLLWKEVRVALLNGLLLGSVLGLIVLAWFHSPGLSAVIAIALTFNLLFAALAGVLVPLTLKRFGFDPALASGIFLTAVTDSMGFFTFLGLATLVLLH
- the ptsP gene encoding phosphoenolpyruvate--protein phosphotransferase, with protein sequence MPRARAGQLPSGQRPVQLLAGHGAARGSAMGRARVRLPHALDVAEQRVAPQQIETELTRLHHAVDAARAEMHELRQRLHGALNQEVGEFLDLHALLLDDPELLFGLDELIRSGPYSAGYALRLQRDRLAKVFDGMDDAYLKSRMDDLDHVIGRIHAFLQPERAPVMKGLAGEILVCDNIAPSELAQLQAQGVVGIVTAAGSALSHSAILARSLHLPLIVNVPQLLSRVADGDVLIVDGADGSITVNPQADNLRDYRARLKEHAREQRELGRLRSKPSRTRDQVDIALLANAESLEDVTQAHALGAQGLGLYRTEFLFLQRNELPDEEEQFRTYRDAALGMSGRPVTIRTLDLGADKADRTGLTLSNEENPALGLRGVRLSLARPKVADTQLRAILRASAYGKLRVLVPMISTREELLAVRRRMLKLSEQLRAEGHMVADHVPLGAMIEVPAAALALESFIDLVDFLSIGTNDLVQYLLAADRNNEALGELYSPLHPAVLRLLQMVIETGARHRVPVAVCGEIAGDARMAPLLLALGLTEFSLHPGTLLEVRRAIREADLASLRARAPKLLAARDRRGIERWLALVADTP
- a CDS encoding HPr family phosphocarrier protein; this encodes MLERELTVSNRLGLHARATAKLVQTLAPFRCNVTMAAKGREINAKSIMGVMLLAAGQGTPVTVRISGEDEAAAMDAVVDLFERRFDEDS
- a CDS encoding PTS sugar transporter subunit IIA codes for the protein MTCGILLVTHPGVGAALLGVATRLLRQLPLKTEAFEVPFDADLDALLPLASAALRRVDGGEGVLILTDLYGASPANLAGQLARLGTPVRRVSALSLPMLLRVMNYPEQALDQLPATAAAGTRNGAIVDDA
- the rapZ gene encoding RNase adapter RapZ, which produces MSTAAPTAPTLIIVSGLSGSGKSVALKTFEDQDYYCSDNLPIQLLPDFVRSLLAHHDGAAPRRLAVGIDVRGQADLSQLANWRQLATDAGVETKVLFFEASDEAVLKRYADTRRRHPLSQLGLSLPEAIARERELIAPLRQEADAIIDTSALNVHQLRRRIITEFTLDHATRLSLLFESFAYKRGVPAEADFVFDARVLPNPHWDPELRALSGREPGVRDYLEAQPDVQCYLAQLMGFLDTWLPKLGDGTRSYVTVAFGCTGGKHRSVYLAERMARHAREMGWEDVATYHREQD